From the Streptomyces sp. NBC_01216 genome, the window TCGGCGGGCCGCCTCCCCGGCATCGGAGCCGGCCGGGCCACAGCCACGTCCGGATCGGCGACGCGCAGGACGGGAGTACCGCGCACGACGGCGGGCCGCGAGCGCAGGGCGGTGTGCCGTGCGGCGAGCCTGTGGGCCGCTGCCCGCAGGCGTTCGATGTCGATGGTCCCGTACGGGAAGGCGAAGAACATCGGCACCAGGTCGGGACGGCCCGACGGGTCCAGCGAACGCACCAGGAGGAAGCGGCGCTGTGCTCCGGTGACCGGCAGCAGGACGTCGGACCGGTCGCCGGCGGCGGTGAGACGCCGGTAACGGGCCAGGTACTGACTCGTGATGCTGAGCACGTGGTTCTCTCTGTCGAGGCCGCGGTCGCGGTCGCGCGGAAGGGTGTGGCGGTGCGGGTCGTCCCCGCGCGGTACGAGTGGTCAGCCGGTGGGTGCGGGGGCGGGCCGTTCGCCGCCGTCGGCGGTGGAGTTCCCCCGCGCCGTCTCCTCGGCGGCGCGGGCGCCGTCCTGCGGACGGGGGTCGTGCGGGGCCTCGTCCCGCGGACCGGGGTGCTGCGGCGCGTCTTCCTGCGGGTCGGGCAGGTCCCGCAGCCGGCGCAGCGGGGAGAGCAGCAGTGGCAGCGGTACGGCGAGGATGCCGACGGCACACCAGGCGAGTGCCGTGCGCGACCCGTAGGACTGGGCGAGGATGCCGCCGATGAGCGCGCCGAGCGGCAGGGTGCCCCACATGAGGAAGCGCAGGGTGGCGTTCATCCGGCCGAGCAGGCGTGGCGGGCAGAGCCCTTGGCGGAAGCTGACCTGGGCGATGTTGTAGACGACGGCGCCGAAGGAGACGACCGCCGATCCGGCGGCGAACAGCACCGCCCCGGAGAGGCCGTGCCCGGACAGGGGCCACAGCAGGGCGAACGGTCCGGTCACCAGGACGGACAGGAGGATGACCCGGGCCTGTCCCAGCCGGGCGGCTAGTCGTCCGGCGCAGAGGGCACCCAGCAGCCCTCCGACGGCGGAGGCGGACAGCACCAGCCCGAGCCCGCCGGGCTCCAGTCCGACGACGCGGACGAGGTGCACGGTCTGTGTCGCCATGAGGACGGCGGTGCAGAGGTTGGCGAGGCCGGTGGTGAGGGCGATGACCCGAAGCAGCGGATGGCCGAAGACGAAGCGGACGCCTTCGGCGATCTCCTTGCGCAGGGAGGCTCCGGCGGCGGGCTCGGGTGTCTCCTCGGGCTGCTTGACGCGCAGGAGGAACAGGGCGGAGAGCAGGTAGCCGATGGCGTCGGCGACGACGGCGAGGTGCGCTCCGACGAGCTGGACCAGTCCGCCGCCGACGCCGGGGCCGGTCACCTGGGCGGTGGAACGGACCGTCTCCAGCGCGCCGTTGCCGGCCACGAGTTGGTCCCGGGGCAGGATCTGCGGCAGGTAGCTCTGATGGGCGACGTCGAAAAACACGGTCGCCACGCCGATCACGAGCGCGACGACGTAGAGCTGGGCCATGGTCAGGGCGTGGGCGAGCGCGGCGGCGGGGATGCTCGCCATGGCCACGGCGCGGACCAGGTCCGCGCGGATCATGAGAGACCGCTTGCGCATGCGGTCGACGAGTGCCCCGGCGGGCAGCCCGACGAGCAGGAAGGCGGCGGTCTCCGCAGCGGTCAGGAGGCCCACCTGGAAGGCGGGGGCGTCGAGTTCGAGCACGGCCACGAGGGGCAGCGCCACAAGTGTGACCTGGGCACCGAGCTGCCCGGTGGCGGCTCCCGCGAGCAGCAACCGGAAATCGCGCACACGAAGGGGGCCACCGGCGGCGGCTCGGGATGTTTCGGACATGTGACCGACATTCACCGACCCACCGATCAGGAGTCAAAGCAACCCTGCCAGTTTCGGACTTCTTTTGCGTCACCGTGGGGGCAACTCAGGAAATCCTTCGCCCTACCCGGGGTGCGGCAGCGTGAATTCCTGCAGTTCGGGCTCGAACGCGGGACAGCTGGAGCAAGGGGGAGGCAAGGGGCGCGGGGAACACCCGAACGACCCACCTCACGCAGAGTGACTGGTTCGATCATGACCGAAAACGCTCGCCCATGATCACATCCCTCCGGAATCACTCATTCCGCCCGCTATGAACATCACGCACCGTCGATCAAGGCCGTATGGCGTCGACGCCGCGTCAGCGGAGGGTTCGCTGCCCGGCGGGGCCCGGTCAGTCCCAGAGGGAGATCGCCAGGGCAAGGACGGCAACCGGGACCAGCAGCCACGGCTCGGCCAGGATCAGGAGCCCCGTGAAGGCCAGGGCGAGGTACGCCAGTGCCTTGGCCATGCGCCGCCGGCCCTTGTTCCTCTTCGTGCCCTTGGTCTTCTTCGTGCCCTTGTCGTGAGACGCCTCCGGGCCGGGGGCCACCTCGAGCAGGCCGGTTGCGATTGCGGGGTTCGTGTCGTTGTTCGTCATGGCACTCAGCTTCGTCGCGTGAGCACCGCCCTCGCGTCGGCGATGCCCGCCTACGTAGGTGATGACCACCGACGCGTACGTAGTGGCGGCGCGGCGAATGTGGGTCCATGGACAGTGTCATGAATCGCTCGGAGATCGTTTTGTGGGTACGGGATGCGGACGGCCGGTGGTCGGCCAGGACGGTCTGGGTGGTGGTGCTCGGCGGGGAGGCGTATGTCCGCTCGGCCTTCGGACGGCGCAGCGGCTGGTACCGGCGGGTCCTGCGGAACGCGGCCACGGAAGTGGAGGTGGCCGGGGTCCGGCTTTCGGTGACCCTCCAGCCGGTGGCGGACCCCGCGCTCGTCCAACGCGTCTCCGGCGCCTACCGAACCAAGTACGGGCTGAGCTGGCCCGGCCCCGTGGAGTCGATGAACGGGCACGAGGCCGCGGCAACCACCATGCGGCTAGCGGATGTCGGGCAGGTCTCGCAGTTGCCTGCGTGAGGTGAGCCCGAGCTTGCGGAAGATGTTGCGCAGGTGCGCGTCGACCGTCCGCGGGCTGAGGAACAGCTTCGCGGCCACCTCCTTGGAGGTGGCGCCGTCGGCGACCAGACGTGAGATGTGCACCTCCTGCA encodes:
- a CDS encoding DUF2255 family protein, with protein sequence MNRSEIVLWVRDADGRWSARTVWVVVLGGEAYVRSAFGRRSGWYRRVLRNAATEVEVAGVRLSVTLQPVADPALVQRVSGAYRTKYGLSWPGPVESMNGHEAAATTMRLADVGQVSQLPA
- a CDS encoding MFS transporter, which encodes MSETSRAAAGGPLRVRDFRLLLAGAATGQLGAQVTLVALPLVAVLELDAPAFQVGLLTAAETAAFLLVGLPAGALVDRMRKRSLMIRADLVRAVAMASIPAAALAHALTMAQLYVVALVIGVATVFFDVAHQSYLPQILPRDQLVAGNGALETVRSTAQVTGPGVGGGLVQLVGAHLAVVADAIGYLLSALFLLRVKQPEETPEPAAGASLRKEIAEGVRFVFGHPLLRVIALTTGLANLCTAVLMATQTVHLVRVVGLEPGGLGLVLSASAVGGLLGALCAGRLAARLGQARVILLSVLVTGPFALLWPLSGHGLSGAVLFAAGSAVVSFGAVVYNIAQVSFRQGLCPPRLLGRMNATLRFLMWGTLPLGALIGGILAQSYGSRTALAWCAVGILAVPLPLLLSPLRRLRDLPDPQEDAPQHPGPRDEAPHDPRPQDGARAAEETARGNSTADGGERPAPAPTG